The Corynebacterium atypicum genome contains the following window.
CCCGGTAACCGGACATAGAGGTAGCGCCATCCTGGAGGCCCTGCTTCATAAACCACAGCGCAAAGTTGGTCACCGGCCCGCCGAGCTTCCGCCCGGAGATATGCCCATTAGCGATGGCCACGATGGACTCATCTGGCACAGCAAGGTCGTGGAGCACCACCTCGCAGGAGGAGCCCATGGCCTCCCCGAGGAATTCGACCAGGGGGATGTACTGCTCGAGGATGTCCACCTCTGCATCCTTTACCTGTGGTGTAGCGGCGATTAACGTCTGTAACATTTTACACTACTCAAAACCTGAAAGAATATTGAAAAAAGGGCAAAAATGCCGCCCGGCAGCACCGCAGCGCGCCGAGCGGCAGGAGAAGGGGAGTGTTTAACTACACGGCATGGGCTTCTTGCCCACGACGACGAGGGCCAGGCCACCCTGAGAGGTTTCCCGGTACTTCGGGTCCATGTCCTTGCCGGTCTGGTACATCGTGGTGATCACGTCGTCGAGCTGGACGCGCGGGGCAGATTCGCGCTGCAGGGCCATGTTTGCCGCGTTGATCGCATCTACGCCGCCGACGGCGTTGCGCTCGATGCAGGGCACCTGGACCTGGCCGCAGACCGGGTCGCAGGTCAACCCCAGGTTGTGCTCCATGGCGATTTCTGCGGCGATGCAGACCTGCTCCGGGGTGCCGCCCATGAGCTGAGCCAGCCCGCCAGCGGCCATGGAGCACGCCACGCCGACCTCGCCTTGGCAGCCGACCTCAGCGCCCGAGATGGAGGCGTTGAGCTTGTAGAGCTTGCCGATCTGGGTGCAGGTAAGGATGTAATCCTCAAACATCTGATCCGTCACCGGCTCGATCAACTGGTTGTAGTAGGCCATGACGGCCGGGACCACGCCGCAGGCACCGTTGGTCGGCGCGGTAACTACTCGCCCGCCGGCGGCGTTTTCCTCGTTGATGGCCATGGCGAACATGTTGACCCAGTTGAACGTCTCCCAAGTCTTGGGCAGCTCGCCGGAGTCGATGCGCGCCTTCAGCGCCTTCGCCCGGCGGGGTACCTGAAGCTTACCCGGGAGGATGCCGTCTGTGGTGGTGCCGCGCTCGATGCCCTCTTCCATCACCGCACGGACCTTAGCCAGGTGCTCGCGCATCGCGGTCGCGCCGATGGCGGCCTCCTCGTTGGCGCGAGAAAGCTCCGGGATGGAAAGGTTGTGGCGCTCGCAGAGGTCCAGCATCTCGCGGGCAGTGGAGAACTCGAAGGGAACGTCGGTGAGATCGGCGAGGATGGAACCGAAGTGCTCCTCGTCGACGATGAAGCCGCCGCCGATGGAGTAGTAGGTCTTCTTGAACACCACTGCGTTATCGGCATCCAGGGCGGTGATCGTCATGCCATTTTCATGCAGCGGCAGCGAGTCGACGTGGAAGACAACGCCGAGTTCCTTGGGGAAGCGCACCAGGGTCTGAGAGTCACCGATGGGCAGGAATCCCGTTTCGGAGACGTTGGCCAAAAAGCCCGGCATGGCGTCAATATCCACGGTTTCCGGAACGTTGCCGGCCAGGCCCATGACGACGGCCTTGTCGGTGGCGTGGCCCTTGCCCGTCAGGGACAGCGAGCCGTAGAGATCGACCTGCACCCGGGAGGTGTGCTCGATCAGCCCAGTGCTGGTGATGTCGTCGGCGAAGGCTTTGCCGGCCTTCATGGGCCCAAGGGTGTGCGAACTCGAGGGGCCGATGCCGATCTTGAACATATCAACGATGCTTAAGAACATGGTGTTTCGTGCCTTCCAGCGCCAGCAGTAATGGCGCCTTTGTTCGGTTTCGTTCCAGCGCCTTGCGGGCGCCGGGGCGGAGAGGTTTTCAGTCAGTGCGCGGTGGTGGTGGCTACCCGGTGGGACGGTGGGTTTTCCGCCCCGGGCAAGTGCCGCCTTGAGTTAGAACGCCGCGTAGATGTTGTAGAAGATCGTGATCACGGCGATGCAGCCGATCACGGTGGTGAACACGTTGGAGAACGTGCCACGGAAGCGCTTGAGGGCCGGGACCTTGTGGATCGCGTACATCGGCAGCAGGAAGAGGATGATGGCGATGGTCGGGCCGCAGATCGTTTCGATCATGCCCAGGATGGAGGGGTTAGCCCAGGCGATCAGCCAGGAGGTAACCAGCATGAAGATCAGGGTCGCGGTGGCGAGCGTCTTGGTGTGGCCGATCTCCTTGTTGCCAGCCTTGGCGGCCTTAATGACGAGGCCTTCGAAGCCCTCTGCCGCGCCGAGGTAGTGGCCAAGGAAGCTCTTGGCCACGGCGACCATAGCGATGATCGGGGCGACCCAGGCGATGATCGGGCTGTCGAAGTGGTTAGCCAGGTAGGACAGGATGGTGATGTTCTGTTCCTTGGCCTCCGCCAGGTTCTCCGGGGTCAGCGAGAGCGCGCAGGAGAAGACGAAGAACATGACGACGACGACCATGAGGGCCTCGGCGTGGAATAGCGTCTTGCCGGTCTTGACGTCGGCCGCAGCGCCGTACTCCTCACGGTAGGTGGTAGCAAACGAGGAGATGATCGGCGAGTGGTTGAACGAGAAGACGATGACGGGCACCAGCAACAGCAGGGTGACCAGGAGCGAGTGGCCGGAGCTGGCCTTAGCGGACTCCAGGCTGAAGGTGCTGAACAGCGCGGTGTTCCACTGCGGGATCAAGAAGAGCGAGAGTGCTACGAGGACCGCGATGAACGGGAAGACCAGCGTGGACATAACCTTGACCACCATGTCCTTGCCCATGCGCACGATGAGGATCAGCGCGGCGATGAGGATGAAGGAGAGCAGGCCGCGGTTCGGCGGGTTCATGTGTAGCTGGTGCTCCATGAACGAGGACACCGTGTTGGTGATGGTCACCGAGTACACCAGGAGGATCGGGTAGATCGACAGGAAGTACAGCACGGTCATGATGGCGCCGGCCGTGGAACCGAAGTGCTCGGTAACCGTGTCGGTGATGTCGCCGCCTTCGACGGTGCCGGAGAGCACGAAGCGGGTCATGGCGCGGTGTGCCCAGTAGGCCATCGGCAGCGCGATGATCGTCATGATGATCAGCGGGATGATGCCGCCGATGCCGGCGTTGATGGGCAGGAAGAGGACGCCTGCGCCGATGGCGGTGCCAAACAGGCTGAGCATCCAGAGGGTGTCGTTCTTATTCCAGGCCGGAACTGCCGCAGGATCAACGGGTTCGGTTAGACCCGTCTCCAAATTGGC
Protein-coding sequences here:
- a CDS encoding SLC5/6 family protein, encoding MTIAKTNANLETGLTEPVDPAAVPAWNKNDTLWMLSLFGTAIGAGVLFLPINAGIGGIIPLIIMTIIALPMAYWAHRAMTRFVLSGTVEGGDITDTVTEHFGSTAGAIMTVLYFLSIYPILLVYSVTITNTVSSFMEHQLHMNPPNRGLLSFILIAALILIVRMGKDMVVKVMSTLVFPFIAVLVALSLFLIPQWNTALFSTFSLESAKASSGHSLLVTLLLLVPVIVFSFNHSPIISSFATTYREEYGAAADVKTGKTLFHAEALMVVVVMFFVFSCALSLTPENLAEAKEQNITILSYLANHFDSPIIAWVAPIIAMVAVAKSFLGHYLGAAEGFEGLVIKAAKAGNKEIGHTKTLATATLIFMLVTSWLIAWANPSILGMIETICGPTIAIILFLLPMYAIHKVPALKRFRGTFSNVFTTVIGCIAVITIFYNIYAAF
- a CDS encoding L-serine ammonia-lyase; translated protein: MFLSIVDMFKIGIGPSSSHTLGPMKAGKAFADDITSTGLIEHTSRVQVDLYGSLSLTGKGHATDKAVVMGLAGNVPETVDIDAMPGFLANVSETGFLPIGDSQTLVRFPKELGVVFHVDSLPLHENGMTITALDADNAVVFKKTYYSIGGGFIVDEEHFGSILADLTDVPFEFSTAREMLDLCERHNLSIPELSRANEEAAIGATAMREHLAKVRAVMEEGIERGTTTDGILPGKLQVPRRAKALKARIDSGELPKTWETFNWVNMFAMAINEENAAGGRVVTAPTNGACGVVPAVMAYYNQLIEPVTDQMFEDYILTCTQIGKLYKLNASISGAEVGCQGEVGVACSMAAGGLAQLMGGTPEQVCIAAEIAMEHNLGLTCDPVCGQVQVPCIERNAVGGVDAINAANMALQRESAPRVQLDDVITTMYQTGKDMDPKYRETSQGGLALVVVGKKPMPCS